A segment of the Candidatus Methylomirabilota bacterium genome:
GGCGGGCGCGCTACTGCCACGAGACCTCTTCCCGCGGGACGCCGAAGTACTCGCGGTAGGCCTTGAAGCGCCGGCCGAGATCGTCCGGGTCGAGCCCGAATGCGCTCATCGAGTACCGATGGGCGCCGTGCTTGTCCTTGGGGTTCTCGGCGAGGAAGCGGCGCATGGCCGCCGACGCCGCCTCGGTCAGGGGAATGTCGAAGTGCGCGTAGATGCGCCGCACCACCGTGAGGGGATCGCGAAGCATCTCCTGGTAGTGGACGTCAAAAAAGCGGTCGGGCGAGACACGACCGCTGCGCCGGAGCCGCATGGCCCGGTCGAGCCCATTGGTCCAGCGCCGGCTCACCTCGTGTCCGATCTCCAAGGGATCCAGCTCGTCGGTGAAGGCGCGCTGGAGCACGGCGGTCAGGCTGGCCACCGAGGCCAGCACGGTGAGGGGGTCGCGGTGGGTCTGCACGATGAGCGCGTCGGGATAGGTCGCGAGCAGCGCGTCGAACGCGAACAGGTGCGCGGGCGCCTTCAGCACCCACCGCCGCGCCGGGGTGCGCCACTGGAGCTGCTGGAGAAAGCGCCGATGGAAGCGGTAGGCGGGCCCCAGATCTTGCTGCTCGAGCCACTCCTGGTACGTGGGAACATGATACGTGGTGTGGAACCGCGGCGAGAGGAACGTCGGGCTCATGATCGCGATGCACTCGAGGGCGAGCTGCGCGCCGAGGGGATGAATCGCCTTGAAGTCCGGCGTGAGGGCGTCGAACCACGCGAGCTGCCGCGCCGCCTTCGCGATGCGGGGGTCGCTCGCGTAGCTGGCGGCTTCGGGGGGCGGCGACGGGGACATGACCTCCCATGCCTGGGCGACGCGGCTGGCCGGATCCTGGGCGAGGAGATGGTGGAGCAGCGTGCTCCCCGTGCGGGGCAGGCCCACGATGAAGAGCGGCCGGCGCACCTCCTCCGCCGCGATCTCGGGGTGGCGCGCGCGATCGGCCTCCAGACGCAGGCGCGTGCTGAGGAGCCCCACCACGTCGCCGCGGGCCGCGAGACGGCCCACGAGCGTGAGCCGGGCCTCCCGGTCGAGGCCCGCGAGCACGAGCCGCAGGGGCTCGCGGAAGCCCTCGTCCCCGAAATCCTTCAGACCCGTGGCGCGGCGAGCCGCGGCGAGCAGCGTCTCTTCGTCCAGCGAGACGGGCGACATCCCCGTCCGTCCGAGCAGGGCCCCGGCGGCGTTGGTCGACCGCACCACCGCGCGCAGTGCCTTCGGCGTGAGCATCATCGTATGCGCTCTCCTTTCCCACGTCGTCGCGGCAGCGTCGCCGACCGCGAGACGCCATGCAATGAGACCAAGGTCGGACGGTTCTCGGGCCCGGCGCCCGCGGTGAGGGTACTCGCGTGACCGCGCCCTGGGTGGGCCCCAGCGTCGTGGCGGTCGTGCGACGCGCGACGCGCCGGCCGCTCGCCACCGTGGCGCTGTCGCTCGTCCTTGCCGCGCTCTCGCTCACCTACACGCTGCATGCGATCGGCTTTGTGACGTCCAGCGTGCGCCTCCTGCCGCAGCACGCGCGCTACGTCGTGCTCCTCCGCGAGTATCTCAAGGACTTCGGCGAGCTCAACGATATCCTGGTGGCCGTCGAGGCGCCCCCGGAGCAGGCCCGGCTCTTCGCGGCGCGCTTGGCCGAGCGGCTCCGTCAGGACGGCCTCGGTGCACGTGTCACCTATCGGGTGGATCCCACCTACTTCAAGGGACGCGCGCTCCTCTACCTGTCCGTCGACGATCTCACGACCCTCCGCGACCGCCTGTACGACTATGAGAACTTCCTTACCGACTACGCGGCCCGACCCACCCTGGACCAACTTCTCGAGGGCGTCAACCGGCAAATCGCCGGCGCCATGGTCGGAGGCCTGTTCGACCTCGGCCTGGAGGGAAAGCAGGCGGCCGACCTCCGCTTCCTCCAGGCCCTGCTCCAGCAGATGGGGAAGCGGCTCGACGGCGCGGCCGCCTACACCTCGCCTTGGTCCAGCGCATTCTCGATGGGCCGGCTGGACGACCCCGACGCCGGCTACTACTTCTCGAAGAACCGCACGATGCTGTTCGTGTTCGTGGCGCCGCGGCGGGACGAGGGCAACTTCGTCGAGAACCGCGATCGCATCCGCGACATCCGCGCCGCGGTGACGCACCTCGCCGCCGAGTTTCCCGGCGTCCGCGCGGGCGTGACCGGCGCCCCCGCCCTGTCGAACGACGAGATGGCGGCGGCGTTCGAGGACGGCCGGCTCGCGTCGATCCTCGCCTTCGCGCTGACCCTGCTCCTCCTCCTGGTGGCCTTCCGCGCGGTGGTGACGCCGCTCCTCATGGTCGGGACGCTGGCGGTGAGCCTGGGATGGTCGATGGGCCTCATCACGCTGGTGGTGGGGCATCTGAGCGTCTTCTCGGTGATGTTCATCTCCATCGTAGTGGGGATCGGGATCGACTACGGGATCTACTTCCTGTTCCGCTACGAGGAGGAGCGCGCGCTGGGAGCCTCGGTGCCGATGGCCCTCGAGCGCGCCGCGCTCTTCGCCGGGCCCGGCATCCTCCTCGGCGCCCTCACCGCCGCCGGCGCCTTCCTCGTGCTGGTGCTCACCACGTTCCAGGGCATCCGCGAGTTCGGCTTCGTTTCCGGCATCGCGGTCCTGTTCGCGTTCTTCTCCATGATCACGCTGTTCCCCGCCTGCCTGGTCCTGGTGGACCGCCGCCCGGCGAGCGCGTTCGCCGCCTCGGCGAGGAGCGGGCTACCGCCCCACGCACGCTGGCTCGAGACGATCGTGAGCTACCGGAAGACCATCCTCGCCGCCGCCGCCCTCATCTCCGTGGTGGCGGTGTGGGGGGCGGCGGGCGTGGGCTTCGACTACAACCTGCTGCGCCTGCAGGCCAAGGGCGTGGAATCGGTCGTGTGGGAAGAGCGGATGCTCGCCGAGTCGGGCCGCTCGGGCTCCACCGCGTTCGCGACCGCGGGAACGCTGGAGGAGCTCCAGCGCAAGCAGGAGGCGTTCGCGCGACTGTCGAGCGTGTCGCGCGTCGAGAGCATCCTGCTCCTCTATCCCCAGCAGCAGAAGGAGAAGATCGCGCTGATCCGGCAGATGGAGGATCCGCTCGCCGAGGTGCGGCTCAACGAGCCGCCGCCCACTTCCGTCGCCGCGGTGCGCGGCGCCCTCGAGACCCTGCGCCGGCGGCTGGGCGTGGTGGCGGGCGCGGCCGAGGGGCGCACCGACACCAGCGACGTGCGGGCGCTCGAGGCCAGCGTGGGCGAGGTGCTCGCCAGGCTGGGCGCCCCCGACGCGGCCCCCGCCCTCTCCGCCCTCCAGCAGGACCTCTACCGCGATTTCGCGGACAAGCTCGATGACTTTCGCCACAATCTCGAGCCGCGGCAGGTGGCGCCCGGCGAGGCGCCGCCCGAGCTGCGTCAGCGCTATGTCGGCACGAGCGGGCGCTACCTCATCCGTCTCCAGCCTGCAGTGCACATCTGGGAGCAGGCGGGCGCCGAGCGCTTCGTGCGCGAGCTCCGCTCGGTGGATCCCGACGTGACGGGGCCGCCCATTACCGCCTTCGAAGCCATCAAGCTCATCCGCCGAGGCTACTTCGAGGGGACGTTCTACGCGCTCGTGGTCGTCGCGATCGCAACCGCGGCGATCCTGCGCAGCACGCGCGCGACCGTGCTCGCCCTCGCCCCCCTGATGCTGGGCGTGGTGTGGACGCTGGGGCTCATGCACGTGTTCGGTCTGCGGTTCAACATGGCCAATGTCTGGGCGATGCCGCTCATCATCGGGATCGCCGCGGAGTTCGGCCTCAACATCTACGTGCGCTTCATGGAAGGCCGCGACCGCGGCGGCCACACCCTCGCGCGCAGCACCGTGCTGGGCGTGGTGCTGAACGGCTTCACCACCATGGCCGGCTTCGCGAGCCTGCTCGTGGCGCGCCACCAGGGCATCTTCGGCCTCGGCCTTCTCCTCACGATCGGCACCGCGGTGAGCCTGATCGCCTCGCTGGCGGTGCTCCCCGTCCTCATCGAGCTCTACGGCGCGGAGCCGCCGCGCCGGCGCCAGGCGGACGAGCCCGATCGGGTTCCCGCCGCCGTCTGAGCGCGGCATGCTGATCCTCGCCGACTTCCTCGACAGCCTCCTGCGCGGCGCTGTCCTGGTAAGTCTGAGCCTGGCCCTCGGCGGCGTCGCCTGGGGGCTCTGGGTGCTGCGAGGCATGCCGGCGGGCACCCCGCCGCCGCTCATCAGGCGCAGCCTCCGGCTGCTCCAGCTCGGCGCGATCACGCTGGCCGTGGGCCAGGCGCTCCTGCTCGCGCTCAAGTCGGCACGGCTCATGGACTCGCTGGGACCGGACGCGCTCGGCGCTTTCGCGCGCACCGAGCACTTCGACGCCGGCGTGGCGCGCGCCGGCCTCGCCCTGGCCCTCGCCATCGCCGCCCGCGTCCTCGAGCGCGCGCCGTCGAGCGCGCGTCGCTGGGCGGCGGTGACCGTGCTGGCGTCGCTGGTGGCGCTGAGCTCTGCCTGGCTCACCCACGCGACCGGCCGGCTCGAGCATCGCGCGCCCCTGATGGTCCTGACCGTGCTCCATCAGGTCGGCGCGGCGGCGTGGCTCGGCGGGCTCGTCCAGCTCGCCGTCGTGGGCCGTCTCGCGCGACGCGACGCCGACGTGGACGCGCGCTGGCCCGAGCTCGTGGCGCGCTTCTCGCGGCTGGCCGTCACCACGGTGCTGGTCCTGGTCGCGAGCGCCGCGCCGCTGGCGTGGACTTACACGGGCACCGCCGACGCGCTCGTCGGCACGGGCTACGGCGCGCTGGTGCTCACCAAGACCATCATGCTCGCGACCACGCTGGCTCTGGGCGCGCTCAACTTCGCCACCGCGCGGGGGGGCGCCTCCGGCGTGGCGGCGGCCGCCCTCCGCGGGCGGCTGCCGCGCCTGGTCGAGGCCGAGGCGATCCTGCTCGTCATGATCGTGTTCGCGGCCTCGGCGCTGTCGTCCCAGCCGCCGGGCATCGACCTGCCCCATGCCGAGCGCGCCACGGTGGCCGAGGTGGCGGAGGTGTTCCGGCCGAAGCTGCCGTCGCTCCTCACGCCTTCGGTGGAGACGATGCGGGAGAGCCGCGCGCGGGCGGCGACGGGCGAGCGCAGCCACGACGCCTATCGCTGGTCCAACTTCAGCCACAACGTCTCGGGGCTGATCCTCCTCGGCATGAGCCTCTACGCGCTCGCCGGCTTCGCGAGCGGCCGGGCCTGGGGCCGCCACTGGCCGGTGGGGTTTCTCGCCCTCGCCGCCTTCATCTATCTGCGCGCCGCCGCTAACGAGGGCGCCTGGCCGTTCGGGTCCACCCGCCTCGACCAGATCGACGCCGAGGGCCTGCAGCACCGCATGGCCGCCGCCCTGGTGGTGGGGCTCGGCGCGGTCGAGTGGCGCGCGCAGGCCTGGGCGGCGTCGCGGGGCCGGGTCGCCTATGTCTTTCCCGTCCTCGCGGCGGCGGGCGGCATCCTGCTCCTCGCCCACTCGCACGCCGCCTTCCAGCTCAAGTCGAGCTTCCTCGTCCAGGTCACGCACACCACCATCGGCGCCTTCGCCGCGTTCCTCGTGGCGGCGCGCTGGCTCGAGCTCGGGCTGGCGCCGCCCTGGCGGCGCGTCGCGGGAGTGGCGGCGAGCGCGAGCATGCTGGCCATCGCGCTGATCCTGATCTTCTACCGCGAGGCCAATGTCGTCCTGTCACCTTGAGGTTCATTCCGTTGTCCCCCCGGGCATTGACACCGCGCATCTTGCGTTCCTACACTGCCTGAACCCCAGCGCGGGAAAGGAGGCCCCCATGGTCAC
Coding sequences within it:
- a CDS encoding sulfotransferase produces the protein MMLTPKALRAVVRSTNAAGALLGRTGMSPVSLDEETLLAAARRATGLKDFGDEGFREPLRLVLAGLDREARLTLVGRLAARGDVVGLLSTRLRLEADRARHPEIAAEEVRRPLFIVGLPRTGSTLLHHLLAQDPASRVAQAWEVMSPSPPPEAASYASDPRIAKAARQLAWFDALTPDFKAIHPLGAQLALECIAIMSPTFLSPRFHTTYHVPTYQEWLEQQDLGPAYRFHRRFLQQLQWRTPARRWVLKAPAHLFAFDALLATYPDALIVQTHRDPLTVLASVASLTAVLQRAFTDELDPLEIGHEVSRRWTNGLDRAMRLRRSGRVSPDRFFDVHYQEMLRDPLTVVRRIYAHFDIPLTEAASAAMRRFLAENPKDKHGAHRYSMSAFGLDPDDLGRRFKAYREYFGVPREEVSWQ
- a CDS encoding MMPL family transporter encodes the protein MTAPWVGPSVVAVVRRATRRPLATVALSLVLAALSLTYTLHAIGFVTSSVRLLPQHARYVVLLREYLKDFGELNDILVAVEAPPEQARLFAARLAERLRQDGLGARVTYRVDPTYFKGRALLYLSVDDLTTLRDRLYDYENFLTDYAARPTLDQLLEGVNRQIAGAMVGGLFDLGLEGKQAADLRFLQALLQQMGKRLDGAAAYTSPWSSAFSMGRLDDPDAGYYFSKNRTMLFVFVAPRRDEGNFVENRDRIRDIRAAVTHLAAEFPGVRAGVTGAPALSNDEMAAAFEDGRLASILAFALTLLLLLVAFRAVVTPLLMVGTLAVSLGWSMGLITLVVGHLSVFSVMFISIVVGIGIDYGIYFLFRYEEERALGASVPMALERAALFAGPGILLGALTAAGAFLVLVLTTFQGIREFGFVSGIAVLFAFFSMITLFPACLVLVDRRPASAFAASARSGLPPHARWLETIVSYRKTILAAAALISVVAVWGAAGVGFDYNLLRLQAKGVESVVWEERMLAESGRSGSTAFATAGTLEELQRKQEAFARLSSVSRVESILLLYPQQQKEKIALIRQMEDPLAEVRLNEPPPTSVAAVRGALETLRRRLGVVAGAAEGRTDTSDVRALEASVGEVLARLGAPDAAPALSALQQDLYRDFADKLDDFRHNLEPRQVAPGEAPPELRQRYVGTSGRYLIRLQPAVHIWEQAGAERFVRELRSVDPDVTGPPITAFEAIKLIRRGYFEGTFYALVVVAIATAAILRSTRATVLALAPLMLGVVWTLGLMHVFGLRFNMANVWAMPLIIGIAAEFGLNIYVRFMEGRDRGGHTLARSTVLGVVLNGFTTMAGFASLLVARHQGIFGLGLLLTIGTAVSLIASLAVLPVLIELYGAEPPRRRQADEPDRVPAAV
- a CDS encoding CopD family protein; the protein is MLILADFLDSLLRGAVLVSLSLALGGVAWGLWVLRGMPAGTPPPLIRRSLRLLQLGAITLAVGQALLLALKSARLMDSLGPDALGAFARTEHFDAGVARAGLALALAIAARVLERAPSSARRWAAVTVLASLVALSSAWLTHATGRLEHRAPLMVLTVLHQVGAAAWLGGLVQLAVVGRLARRDADVDARWPELVARFSRLAVTTVLVLVASAAPLAWTYTGTADALVGTGYGALVLTKTIMLATTLALGALNFATARGGASGVAAAALRGRLPRLVEAEAILLVMIVFAASALSSQPPGIDLPHAERATVAEVAEVFRPKLPSLLTPSVETMRESRARAATGERSHDAYRWSNFSHNVSGLILLGMSLYALAGFASGRAWGRHWPVGFLALAAFIYLRAAANEGAWPFGSTRLDQIDAEGLQHRMAAALVVGLGAVEWRAQAWAASRGRVAYVFPVLAAAGGILLLAHSHAAFQLKSSFLVQVTHTTIGAFAAFLVAARWLELGLAPPWRRVAGVAASASMLAIALILIFYREANVVLSP